Proteins from one Gibbsiella quercinecans genomic window:
- the prfC gene encoding peptide chain release factor 3, which translates to MSPSEFAREVAKRRTFAIISHPDAGKTTITEKVLLFGQAIQTAGTVKGRGSSQHAKSDWMEMEKQRGISITTSVMQFPYHDCLVNLLDTPGHEDFSEDTYRTLTAVDCCLMVIDAAKGVEDRTRKLMEVTRLRDTPILTFMNKLDRDIRDPMEVMDEVERELKIACSPITWPIGCGKLFKGVYHLYKDETYLYQSGKGHTIQEVRVVKGLDNPDLDAAVGDDLAAQLREELELVLGASHEFEQEAFLAGELTPVFFGTALGNFGVDHMLDGLVAWAPAPMPRKTDTREVVAAEEKFSGFVFKIQANMDPKHRDRVAFMRVVSGRYEKGMKLRQVRTGKDVVISDALTFMAGDRSHVEEAYPGDIIGLHNHGTIQIGDTFTQGEDMKFTGIPNFAPELFRRIRLRDPLKQKQLLKGLVQLSEEGAVQVFRPISNNDLIVGAVGVLQFDVVVARLKTEYNVEALYESVNVSTARWVECGDVKKFEEFKRKNELHLALDGGDNLAYIAPTMVNLNLTKERFPDVAFRQTREH; encoded by the coding sequence ATGTCTCCTAGTGAATTCGCCCGCGAAGTCGCAAAACGCAGAACTTTCGCTATCATCTCGCACCCCGATGCCGGTAAAACCACCATTACTGAAAAGGTGCTGCTGTTCGGGCAGGCGATCCAGACCGCCGGTACGGTAAAAGGGCGCGGCTCCAGCCAGCACGCCAAGTCCGACTGGATGGAAATGGAAAAACAGCGTGGGATTTCAATCACCACCTCGGTGATGCAGTTCCCGTATCACGATTGCCTGGTCAACCTGCTGGATACCCCAGGGCACGAAGACTTCTCCGAAGATACCTACCGCACCCTGACCGCCGTCGACTGTTGCCTGATGGTGATCGACGCGGCGAAAGGGGTTGAGGATCGTACCCGTAAGCTGATGGAAGTTACCCGCCTGCGCGATACGCCGATCCTGACCTTTATGAACAAACTGGACCGCGACATCCGCGATCCGATGGAAGTGATGGATGAAGTCGAACGTGAGCTGAAGATCGCCTGCTCGCCGATCACCTGGCCGATCGGCTGCGGCAAGCTGTTCAAGGGGGTTTATCACCTCTATAAGGATGAAACCTACCTGTATCAGAGCGGCAAAGGCCATACCATCCAGGAAGTCCGCGTGGTCAAGGGCCTGGATAACCCCGATCTGGACGCCGCCGTGGGCGACGATCTGGCGGCCCAACTGCGTGAGGAGCTGGAGCTGGTGCTGGGCGCTTCGCATGAGTTCGAACAGGAAGCCTTCCTGGCGGGTGAACTGACCCCGGTGTTCTTTGGTACGGCGCTTGGCAACTTCGGCGTTGACCATATGCTGGATGGGCTGGTGGCATGGGCACCGGCCCCGATGCCGCGCAAAACCGACACGCGTGAAGTGGTCGCGGCGGAAGAGAAGTTCAGCGGTTTCGTGTTCAAGATCCAGGCCAATATGGATCCGAAACACCGTGACCGCGTGGCCTTTATGCGCGTGGTGTCCGGCCGTTACGAGAAAGGCATGAAGCTGCGCCAGGTGCGCACCGGCAAAGACGTGGTGATTTCCGACGCGCTGACGTTTATGGCCGGCGACCGTTCTCACGTTGAGGAAGCCTACCCAGGCGACATCATCGGCCTGCATAACCACGGCACTATCCAGATCGGCGATACCTTTACCCAGGGTGAAGACATGAAGTTCACCGGTATCCCGAACTTTGCGCCAGAGCTGTTCCGCCGTATTCGCCTGCGCGATCCGCTCAAGCAGAAGCAACTGCTGAAAGGGTTGGTGCAACTGTCTGAAGAAGGCGCGGTGCAGGTATTCCGCCCCATTTCGAACAACGATCTGATTGTGGGCGCCGTCGGTGTGCTGCAGTTTGATGTGGTCGTGGCGCGGCTGAAAACCGAATACAACGTGGAAGCGTTGTATGAATCCGTCAACGTATCCACCGCCCGTTGGGTGGAGTGCGGTGACGTGAAGAAATTCGAAGAGTTCAAGCGCAAGAACGAGCTGCATCTGGCGCTGGATGGTGGCGACAATCTGGCCTACATTGCGCCGACGATGGTTAACCTCAACCTGACCAAAGAGCGCTTCCCTGACGTTGCGTTCCGCCAAACGCGCGAACACTGA
- the deoB gene encoding phosphopentomutase, producing the protein MKRTFIMVLDSFGIGASEDAERFGDKGADTLGHIAAACARGEANVGRSGPLTLPNLSRLGLGKAAEESTGHFPEGLDKHADIIGAYAYASELSSGKDTPSGHWEIAGVPVLFDWGYFKDQQNSFPQALLDTLVERAELPGYLGNCHSSGTVILDQLGEEHMKTGKPIFYTSADSVFQIACHEETFGLERLYQLCEIAREELTEGGYNIGRVIARPFIGDKPGNFQRTGNRHDLAVEPPAPTILKKLVEEKGGNVVSIGKIADIYANVGITKKVKATGLDALFDATVAEMEKAGDNTIVFTNFVDFDSAYGHRRDVPGYAAALELFDRRLPELLNWVKDDDMIIFTADHGCDPTWSGTDHTREHIPVLIYGPKVKPGSLGHRKTFADIGQTVASYFGLSPMEYGKSML; encoded by the coding sequence ATGAAACGTACTTTTATCATGGTCCTTGACTCATTCGGCATTGGCGCCAGCGAAGACGCTGAACGTTTTGGTGACAAAGGCGCCGATACCCTCGGCCATATTGCCGCCGCTTGCGCGCGTGGTGAAGCCAATGTGGGCCGCAGCGGCCCGTTGACGCTGCCCAACCTGAGCCGTCTGGGCCTGGGCAAAGCGGCCGAAGAGTCGACCGGGCACTTTCCGGAGGGGCTGGATAAACATGCCGATATCATCGGCGCCTACGCCTATGCCAGCGAGCTGTCTTCCGGCAAGGATACGCCGTCAGGCCACTGGGAAATCGCCGGCGTGCCGGTGCTGTTTGACTGGGGCTACTTTAAAGATCAGCAGAATAGCTTCCCGCAGGCGCTGCTCGACACACTGGTTGAACGTGCCGAACTGCCTGGCTACCTGGGCAACTGCCACTCTTCCGGCACCGTGATCCTCGATCAACTGGGCGAAGAGCACATGAAAACCGGCAAGCCGATTTTCTATACCTCGGCAGACTCAGTGTTCCAGATCGCCTGCCACGAAGAAACCTTTGGGCTGGAGCGCCTGTACCAACTGTGCGAGATCGCCCGTGAAGAGCTGACCGAAGGCGGCTATAACATCGGCCGCGTGATTGCGCGCCCGTTCATTGGCGACAAACCGGGCAACTTCCAACGCACCGGCAACCGCCACGATCTGGCCGTAGAGCCGCCGGCGCCGACCATCTTGAAAAAACTGGTGGAAGAAAAAGGCGGCAATGTGGTTTCGATCGGTAAAATCGCTGATATCTATGCGAACGTCGGCATCACCAAAAAAGTGAAGGCGACCGGTCTTGATGCGCTGTTCGACGCCACCGTGGCCGAGATGGAAAAAGCTGGCGACAATACCATTGTGTTCACCAACTTCGTTGATTTTGACTCCGCCTATGGCCACCGCCGCGATGTGCCGGGCTATGCCGCAGCGCTGGAGCTGTTTGATCGCCGGCTGCCGGAATTGCTGAATTGGGTGAAAGATGACGATATGATTATCTTCACGGCCGACCATGGCTGCGATCCCACCTGGAGCGGCACCGATCACACCCGTGAACATATCCCGGTGTTGATCTATGGGCCGAAGGTGAAACCCGGTTCGTTGGGCCACCGTAAAACCTTTGCCGATATCGGCCAGACGGTAGCCAGCTACTTTGGCCTGTCGCCGATGGAGTATGGCAAATCCATGCTGTAA
- the rimI gene encoding ribosomal protein S18-alanine N-acetyltransferase — protein MNKISSLTAADLATAFTIEQASHAFPWSQATFASNQGDRYLNLKLEADGQLAGFAITQIVLDEATLFNIAIHPQWQRRGFGRALLEALITELETRGVVTLWLEVRASNRAALALYEEIGFNEVTLRRNYYPSANGREDAIVMALPLA, from the coding sequence ATGAACAAGATTTCTTCCCTGACAGCGGCCGATCTGGCCACAGCCTTCACCATTGAACAAGCCAGTCATGCCTTTCCCTGGTCGCAGGCGACCTTTGCCAGCAACCAGGGCGATCGTTACCTTAACCTTAAGCTGGAAGCGGATGGGCAGTTGGCCGGGTTCGCCATTACCCAGATCGTGCTGGATGAAGCGACGCTGTTCAATATCGCTATCCACCCGCAGTGGCAGCGCCGGGGTTTTGGCCGCGCACTGTTGGAAGCGCTGATAACCGAGCTGGAAACCCGCGGCGTGGTCACCCTGTGGCTGGAAGTGCGCGCCTCTAACCGTGCCGCGCTTGCGCTGTATGAAGAGATTGGGTTCAACGAAGTCACCCTACGCCGCAATTACTACCCAAGCGCCAACGGGCGCGAAGATGCGATCGTGATGGCATTGCCGCTGGCTTAG
- a CDS encoding CsbD family protein: protein MNSDIILGRWKQLKGQLWQAWGQVSGNDCAWLGGSNDVLSGVLQEDYGKEQEGVSSEKASTTPY, encoded by the coding sequence ATGAATAGCGACATTATCCTCGGGCGATGGAAACAGCTGAAAGGCCAGCTCTGGCAGGCCTGGGGGCAGGTTTCCGGCAACGATTGCGCATGGTTGGGCGGCAGTAATGATGTCCTTTCCGGCGTGCTTCAAGAAGATTACGGAAAAGAGCAAGAAGGAGTATCTTCAGAAAAGGCATCTACCACACCCTACTGA
- the deoC gene encoding deoxyribose-phosphate aldolase, which produces MTEFTAAAQRALSLMDLTTLNDDDTDEKVIALCRQANSPAGHTAAICIYPRFIPIARKTLRQQGTPDIRIATVTNFPHGNDDIDIAVAETRAAIAYGADEVDVVFPYRALMAGNPQVGFELVKQCKQACAAAGVLLKVIIETGELKQADLIRQASEIAINAGADFIKTSTGKVPVNATLASAELMLGVIRDMGVGERVGFKPAGGVRTAQEAQHYLQLADRIMGAGWADARHFRFGASSLLASLLAALGHGAQAGGGDY; this is translated from the coding sequence ATGACCGAATTTACCGCAGCAGCGCAACGTGCGCTGAGTTTGATGGATTTAACCACACTGAATGATGATGACACCGATGAGAAAGTGATTGCGCTGTGTCGTCAGGCCAATAGCCCGGCAGGGCATACGGCCGCCATCTGTATCTACCCACGTTTTATCCCGATTGCGCGTAAAACCCTGCGCCAACAGGGGACGCCGGATATTCGTATTGCCACCGTGACCAATTTCCCGCACGGCAATGATGATATCGATATCGCGGTGGCGGAAACCCGCGCAGCGATCGCCTACGGCGCCGATGAGGTGGACGTGGTGTTTCCGTACCGTGCGCTGATGGCCGGCAATCCGCAGGTGGGCTTTGAACTGGTGAAACAGTGTAAGCAGGCCTGTGCCGCCGCGGGCGTTCTGCTGAAAGTGATTATCGAAACCGGTGAGCTCAAGCAGGCGGATTTGATACGTCAGGCCTCGGAAATTGCCATTAATGCCGGCGCTGATTTTATTAAAACCTCGACCGGTAAGGTCCCGGTTAACGCCACGCTGGCCAGCGCGGAGTTGATGCTTGGGGTGATCCGCGATATGGGCGTTGGCGAGCGGGTCGGTTTTAAACCGGCGGGCGGCGTGCGTACGGCGCAAGAGGCGCAGCATTATCTGCAACTTGCCGACCGTATCATGGGCGCAGGCTGGGCCGATGCGCGCCACTTCCGCTTTGGCGCTTCAAGCCTGTTGGCCAGTCTGCTGGCGGCGCTGGGGCATGGCGCTCAGGCCGGCGGCGGCGACTATTGA
- a CDS encoding TatD family hydrolase, with product MSYRFTDTHCHFDFPPFYGQEAQSLALAQQAGVRQIIVPAVTADRFARVLRLAREHSPLYAALGLHPLYIAQHGDEQLAQLADFLASKPAKLVAVGEIGLDLYMAEPQLARQQRLLAAQLKLAGRHDLPVILHSRRSHDQLAAMLRRADVPRRGVVHGFAGSLAQAQAFVRLGYFIGVGGTITYPRAQKTRGVMAQLPLAALLLETDAPDMPLAGYQGQPNRPERAADVFQALCLLRPEPAETIATQLQQNTRTLFAI from the coding sequence ATGAGCTATCGCTTTACGGATACTCATTGCCACTTCGATTTTCCGCCGTTTTACGGCCAGGAGGCGCAAAGCCTGGCGCTGGCGCAGCAGGCCGGCGTCCGGCAAATTATCGTTCCCGCCGTTACCGCCGATCGCTTCGCGCGCGTATTGCGCCTGGCGCGCGAACATTCGCCGCTGTATGCCGCCCTTGGCCTGCATCCGTTGTATATCGCCCAGCACGGCGACGAACAGCTGGCGCAACTGGCAGATTTTCTCGCCAGCAAACCGGCCAAGCTGGTGGCGGTGGGGGAGATCGGCCTTGACCTGTACATGGCCGAGCCGCAGCTGGCGCGGCAGCAAAGGCTGCTGGCGGCCCAGCTTAAACTGGCCGGCCGGCATGATTTGCCGGTGATTTTGCATTCGCGGCGCAGCCATGATCAACTGGCGGCCATGCTGCGCCGGGCCGATGTGCCGCGCCGCGGCGTGGTGCACGGTTTTGCCGGTAGCCTGGCGCAGGCGCAGGCGTTTGTTCGCCTGGGCTACTTTATCGGCGTTGGCGGCACCATCACCTACCCACGGGCGCAGAAAACCCGCGGCGTCATGGCGCAGTTGCCGTTGGCGGCGTTGCTGCTGGAAACCGATGCCCCGGACATGCCGTTGGCCGGCTATCAGGGCCAGCCAAACCGCCCCGAGCGCGCCGCAGACGTTTTTCAGGCGCTTTGCCTGCTGCGGCCAGAACCTGCCGAAACGATCGCCACACAACTGCAACAAAATACCCGCACCCTGTTCGCTATCTGA
- a CDS encoding YtjB family periplasmic protein: MARAKLKFRLHRTAIILICLALLVLLMQGASYFSLSHQIARSEQVEELAQTLTRQVAFSLAPLLDDDNDIDHQRIDAILKQLTDHSRILDASVYQLDGTLVSHAGEQISIRDRLALDGKRAGSYFNHQMVESIQGKDGPLGFIRVTLDTHVLATESKQVDNTTNLLRLMILLALAIGIILARTLLQGRRSRWQQSPYLLTANTPLAEGNTVEDDDRENEKNAPERPS, encoded by the coding sequence ATGGCACGCGCCAAACTGAAATTCCGCCTGCACCGCACGGCTATTATTTTGATTTGCTTGGCATTATTAGTTTTATTAATGCAGGGCGCTTCTTATTTTAGCCTGAGCCACCAGATCGCACGCTCAGAGCAGGTGGAAGAGTTAGCGCAAACCCTGACCCGCCAGGTGGCCTTCAGCCTGGCACCGTTGCTGGATGACGATAACGACATCGATCATCAACGCATCGACGCCATCCTTAAGCAACTCACCGACCACAGCCGCATTCTGGACGCCAGCGTCTACCAGTTGGACGGCACGCTGGTTTCCCATGCCGGCGAGCAGATCAGTATCCGCGATCGTCTGGCGCTGGATGGCAAACGCGCCGGCAGCTACTTTAACCACCAGATGGTGGAATCTATTCAGGGCAAAGACGGCCCGTTGGGCTTCATCCGGGTTACGCTGGATACCCATGTGCTGGCGACCGAATCCAAGCAGGTGGACAACACCACCAACCTGCTGCGCCTGATGATCCTGCTGGCGCTGGCAATCGGTATTATTCTGGCACGCACCCTGCTGCAAGGGCGCCGCAGCCGCTGGCAACAGTCACCGTACTTGCTAACCGCCAACACACCGCTGGCCGAAGGCAACACGGTGGAAGATGACGATCGGGAAAACGAGAAAAACGCGCCCGAGCGGCCATCATAA
- a CDS encoding DNA polymerase III subunit psi — translation MASKRDWLLQQLGITQWILRRPAVLQGEVAVSLPAETRLLVVAQCLPEPNDPLFCDVLRSLQLMPAQTYALTPEQVLMLPEGTACNSWRLGIAEPLAVPGAQLYSPALAELSHDVGAKRALWQQICHHEQDFFPDSGRSGHSLHH, via the coding sequence ATGGCATCGAAACGCGACTGGCTGTTACAGCAACTGGGCATTACGCAGTGGATATTGCGCCGCCCGGCCGTGTTGCAGGGCGAAGTGGCCGTGAGCCTGCCGGCGGAAACGCGGTTGTTGGTGGTGGCGCAATGCCTGCCGGAGCCGAACGATCCGCTGTTTTGCGACGTATTGCGCAGCCTGCAGTTAATGCCGGCGCAAACTTACGCGCTGACGCCGGAACAGGTGTTGATGCTGCCGGAAGGCACCGCGTGCAACAGTTGGCGGCTGGGTATCGCGGAGCCGCTTGCGGTGCCGGGTGCGCAGCTATACAGCCCGGCGCTGGCCGAGCTTTCTCATGACGTGGGTGCGAAACGCGCACTCTGGCAGCAGATTTGTCACCATGAACAAGATTTCTTCCCTGACAGCGGCCGATCTGGCCACAGCCTTCACCATTGA
- the deoD gene encoding purine-nucleoside phosphorylase, translating to MATPHINAEMGDFADVVLMPGDPLRAKYIAETFLEGAVEVNNVRGMLGFTGTYKGRRISVMGHGMGIPSCSIYARELIAEFGVKKIIRVGSCGAVRDDIKLRDVVIGLGACTDSNVNRMRFKGHDFAAIADFDMVRNAVDAAAAQGIPARVGNIFSADLFYTPDVDMFQVMKKYGILGVEMEAAGIYGVAAELYEEFGCKALTICTVSDHILRQEETTAAERQTTFNDMIVIALESVLLGDNA from the coding sequence ATGGCTACGCCGCACATTAATGCTGAAATGGGTGATTTTGCTGACGTGGTACTGATGCCGGGCGATCCGCTGCGTGCAAAATACATCGCGGAAACCTTCCTTGAAGGGGCCGTAGAAGTGAACAATGTGCGTGGGATGCTGGGTTTCACCGGCACTTACAAAGGCCGCCGTATTTCTGTGATGGGGCACGGGATGGGGATCCCTTCCTGCTCGATCTACGCCCGTGAACTGATCGCCGAATTCGGCGTGAAGAAAATCATCCGCGTTGGCTCCTGCGGCGCCGTGCGTGATGACATCAAACTGCGTGATGTGGTGATTGGTCTGGGCGCCTGTACCGATTCCAACGTTAACCGTATGCGTTTCAAAGGCCACGACTTTGCGGCGATTGCGGATTTCGACATGGTGCGCAATGCGGTGGACGCCGCGGCGGCGCAGGGCATCCCAGCACGCGTAGGCAACATTTTCTCGGCCGATCTGTTCTATACGCCGGATGTGGATATGTTCCAGGTGATGAAGAAGTACGGCATCCTGGGGGTAGAAATGGAAGCGGCCGGCATCTACGGCGTGGCGGCAGAACTGTATGAAGAGTTTGGCTGTAAAGCGCTGACGATTTGTACCGTTTCCGACCATATTCTGCGCCAGGAAGAGACGACGGCCGCCGAACGCCAGACGACGTTCAATGACATGATCGTGATTGCGCTGGAATCGGTGCTGCTGGGCGATAACGCCTGA
- the deoA gene encoding thymidine phosphorylase, whose amino-acid sequence MFLAQEIIRKKRDGQPLNEAEIRFFINGVRDNSVSEGQIAALAMTIYFHDMTMAERVALTMAMRDSGTVLNWQGLGLNGPVVDKHSTGGVGDVTSLMLGPMVAACGGYVPMISGRGLGHTGGTLDKLEAIPGFDIFPDDSRFRQIIKAVGVAIIGQTSSLAPADKRFYATRDITATVDSIPLITASILAKKLAEGLDALVMDVKVGSGAFMPTYAQSEGLARAIVGVANGANCKTTALLTDMNQVLASSAGNAVEVREAVRFLTGEYRNPRLLEVTMALCVEMLLSGGLAQSPAAARAKLQQVLDNGSAAETFGRMVAAQQGPVDFIERYDSYLPAATLSKPVYAEMPGIVNAMDTRALGMAVVALGGGRRRANDSIDYSVGLTEMAQLGDAVDGQRPLAVIHANDEASWQQAADTLRAAMKIGEQPPAATPVVYQRITE is encoded by the coding sequence TTGTTCCTGGCACAAGAAATTATTCGTAAGAAGCGTGACGGCCAGCCGTTAAACGAGGCTGAAATTCGCTTTTTTATCAATGGGGTCCGCGATAACTCGGTGTCCGAAGGGCAGATCGCCGCGCTGGCGATGACCATTTATTTCCACGATATGACCATGGCGGAGCGCGTGGCGCTGACCATGGCGATGCGCGATTCCGGTACCGTGCTGAATTGGCAAGGGCTGGGGCTGAACGGCCCGGTGGTGGATAAACATTCCACCGGCGGCGTGGGCGATGTGACGTCGCTGATGCTCGGGCCGATGGTGGCCGCCTGCGGCGGCTATGTGCCGATGATTTCCGGCCGCGGGCTGGGGCACACCGGCGGCACGCTGGATAAACTGGAAGCGATCCCGGGCTTTGATATTTTCCCGGATGACAGCCGCTTTCGCCAGATTATTAAAGCGGTCGGCGTTGCTATTATCGGCCAAACCAGCTCGCTGGCGCCGGCCGATAAGCGCTTTTACGCCACGCGCGACATCACGGCCACTGTGGATTCGATCCCACTGATTACCGCCTCTATCCTGGCGAAAAAGCTGGCCGAGGGGCTGGATGCGCTGGTGATGGACGTGAAGGTCGGCTCGGGCGCCTTTATGCCAACCTACGCGCAGTCGGAAGGTCTGGCCCGCGCCATCGTCGGCGTAGCGAACGGCGCCAACTGTAAGACAACGGCATTGCTGACCGACATGAACCAGGTGCTGGCTTCCAGCGCCGGCAATGCGGTGGAAGTCCGCGAAGCGGTGCGCTTCCTGACCGGCGAGTACCGCAACCCGCGTCTGCTGGAAGTGACGATGGCCTTGTGCGTGGAAATGCTGCTGTCCGGCGGCCTGGCGCAAAGCCCTGCCGCAGCGCGCGCCAAACTGCAGCAGGTGCTGGATAACGGCAGCGCGGCGGAAACCTTTGGCCGCATGGTAGCGGCGCAACAGGGGCCTGTGGACTTTATTGAGCGCTATGACAGCTACCTGCCGGCGGCGACGCTTAGCAAGCCGGTTTATGCCGAGATGCCGGGGATCGTCAACGCCATGGATACCCGTGCGCTGGGCATGGCGGTGGTGGCGCTGGGTGGTGGCCGTCGCCGTGCGAACGACAGCATTGATTACAGCGTCGGCCTGACAGAGATGGCGCAGCTTGGCGATGCCGTCGACGGGCAGCGCCCGCTGGCGGTGATCCACGCCAACGATGAAGCCAGCTGGCAGCAGGCGGCCGATACGCTGCGCGCGGCGATGAAGATCGGTGAGCAGCCGCCGGCGGCAACGCCGGTGGTTTACCAGCGGATAACGGAATAA
- the osmY gene encoding molecular chaperone OsmY codes for MKKTKFAHSLMAVVLGSVLVSGSVLAEGSLLNKASSATDSAGAKIDSSMKKVDNYMDDSAITAKVKSALLNDDSIKSTDISVKTEKGVVTLSGFVTSQAQAEQAVSAAGKVEGVASVSDKLHVKDASSQSVKSYAGDAATTSALKAKLLTDDIVPSRNVKVETTDGVVQLSGEVKTQAQAERAESIAKSIDGVKSVKNDLTVKP; via the coding sequence ATGAAAAAGACCAAGTTCGCACATTCACTGATGGCCGTTGTTCTGGGCTCCGTTCTGGTAAGTGGGAGCGTACTGGCTGAGGGATCGCTGCTCAATAAAGCCTCCAGCGCGACCGACAGCGCTGGCGCGAAAATCGATAGCTCGATGAAAAAAGTCGACAACTACATGGATGACAGCGCAATAACGGCTAAAGTTAAAAGTGCGCTGCTGAATGATGACAGTATCAAAAGTACCGACATTTCTGTGAAAACGGAAAAAGGCGTGGTGACGCTGAGCGGGTTTGTCACCAGCCAGGCGCAGGCCGAACAAGCCGTTAGCGCCGCCGGTAAGGTTGAAGGCGTAGCGTCAGTGAGTGACAAACTGCACGTGAAAGATGCGTCGAGCCAATCGGTGAAATCTTATGCCGGCGATGCGGCGACAACCAGCGCGCTGAAAGCCAAACTGCTGACCGATGACATCGTTCCGTCACGTAACGTTAAAGTAGAAACCACTGACGGTGTGGTTCAGCTTTCCGGCGAAGTTAAAACGCAGGCGCAGGCTGAACGTGCCGAAAGCATCGCCAAGTCAATCGATGGCGTGAAAAGCGTGAAAAACGATCTGACCGTGAAGCCGTAA
- a CDS encoding DUF1328 family protein, producing the protein MFRWGIIFLVIALIAAALGFGALAGTAAWAAKVVFVVGIILFLVSLFTGRKRL; encoded by the coding sequence ATGTTTCGTTGGGGCATTATCTTTTTAGTTATCGCATTGATCGCGGCGGCATTGGGTTTTGGTGCGCTGGCGGGTACCGCTGCCTGGGCCGCTAAAGTGGTGTTTGTCGTCGGTATTATCCTGTTCCTGGTGAGCCTGTTTACCGGCCGTAAGCGCCTTTAG
- a CDS encoding patatin-like phospholipase family protein yields the protein MGQRIPITLGNIEPLAFKPYRPGKTVLVCEGGGQRGIFTAGVLDEFQRARFNPFELLIGTSAGAQNLSAFVCGQMGYARRVITRYTTSAEFFNPLRFVRGGHLIDLDWLVDITSRQLPLAMDVAEKQLIDGREFLMCACRSDNFAPTYLPARRDSWLQAIKASSAIPGFYRMGVKLEGVSYQDGGISDAIPVEEAYRRGADTIVVIRTVPSQMFYTPQWMKRMEHWLTDSSLQQMVRIMQQHEQSYHRIQQFIEKPPGDLRIFEIFPPKPLASHALGSRISALNLDYHLGRRCGRYFLATVGHWLQAQANNDGIRVQKPLSRRLLQPENRRRVPTAMPAVNVPVDDALIANDSIGPDVTAGGEGKAV from the coding sequence TTGGGACAGCGGATACCCATCACGCTCGGCAATATAGAACCGCTGGCGTTTAAACCATACCGGCCCGGTAAAACGGTGTTGGTCTGTGAAGGGGGCGGGCAGCGCGGCATTTTCACTGCCGGCGTGCTGGATGAATTCCAGCGCGCCCGCTTTAACCCTTTTGAATTGTTGATTGGCACCTCTGCCGGTGCGCAAAACTTATCTGCCTTCGTTTGCGGCCAGATGGGCTACGCGCGGCGTGTCATTACCCGCTACACCACCTCGGCTGAATTCTTTAACCCGTTGCGCTTTGTGCGCGGTGGGCACCTTATCGATCTGGACTGGCTGGTGGATATCACTTCCCGGCAGTTGCCGCTGGCGATGGACGTGGCTGAAAAGCAGCTCATCGACGGCCGTGAATTCCTGATGTGCGCCTGCCGCAGCGACAATTTTGCGCCCACCTATCTGCCGGCGCGGCGTGACAGCTGGTTGCAGGCGATTAAGGCCTCCAGCGCGATCCCAGGCTTCTACCGGATGGGGGTAAAACTGGAAGGCGTGAGTTACCAGGACGGCGGCATCAGCGATGCTATTCCAGTGGAAGAAGCCTACCGGCGTGGTGCCGATACCATCGTAGTGATCCGCACCGTGCCTTCGCAAATGTTCTATACGCCCCAGTGGATGAAGCGCATGGAGCATTGGTTGACCGACAGTAGCCTGCAGCAAATGGTGCGCATCATGCAGCAGCATGAGCAAAGCTACCACCGTATTCAGCAGTTCATTGAAAAGCCCCCGGGCGATCTGCGCATCTTTGAAATCTTCCCACCGAAGCCGCTGGCAAGCCACGCGCTCGGCAGCCGCATTTCCGCGTTGAACCTTGATTATCATCTTGGGCGGCGCTGCGGGCGCTATTTCCTGGCGACCGTGGGGCATTGGCTGCAGGCGCAGGCCAACAATGACGGCATCCGGGTGCAAAAACCGCTCTCGCGCCGCCTGTTGCAGCCGGAGAACCGGCGCCGCGTGCCCACCGCCATGCCGGCAGTCAACGTGCCGGTTGACGATGCCCTGATCGCCAACGACAGCATCGGGCCTGATGTTACCGCGGGCGGTGAGGGCAAGGCGGTATGA